The Desulfarculaceae bacterium genome window below encodes:
- a CDS encoding superoxide dismutase, with translation MERRQFIKTAALGAAALSLGALPKTAQAGQIVRPPLPYAEDALAPYISARTISFHYGKHHLGYVKKTNAYIKGTPWAKKSLGQIVLGSYGKDEYLFNNAAQVWNHNFYWQSMKPGGGGAPGAELAAKMKADFGSVDAAKKALVKAAATRFGSGWGWLALKDGKLVAVSSSNALNPMVDGMKPIITIDVWEHAYYLDYQNRRGDYIKGIMDHLINWDFAAKNLGS, from the coding sequence ATGGAGCGCCGCCAGTTCATAAAAACCGCCGCCCTGGGCGCGGCCGCGCTGAGCCTGGGGGCCCTGCCCAAGACCGCCCAAGCCGGCCAGATCGTGCGCCCGCCCTTGCCCTATGCCGAGGACGCCCTGGCTCCCTACATCAGCGCCCGCACCATTTCCTTCCATTACGGCAAGCACCATCTGGGCTACGTGAAAAAGACCAACGCCTACATCAAGGGCACCCCTTGGGCCAAGAAGAGCCTGGGGCAGATCGTGCTGGGCTCCTACGGCAAGGACGAATATTTGTTCAACAACGCGGCCCAGGTCTGGAACCACAATTTCTATTGGCAGAGCATGAAGCCCGGCGGGGGCGGCGCGCCCGGGGCCGAGCTGGCCGCTAAGATGAAGGCCGACTTCGGGTCCGTGGACGCGGCCAAAAAGGCCTTGGTAAAGGCGGCGGCCACCCGCTTCGGCTCGGGCTGGGGCTGGCTGGCCCTCAAGGACGGCAAGTTGGTGGCGGTGAGCAGCTCCAACGCCCTGAACCCCATGGTGGACGGCATGAAGCCCATCATCACCATCGACGTGTGGGAGCACGCCTATTATCTGGACTACCAGAACCGGCGGGGCGACTACATCAAGGGGATCATGGACCACCTGATCAACTGGGACTTCGCGGCCAAGAATTTGGGCTCTTAG
- a CDS encoding tRNA 2-thiocytidine biosynthesis TtcA family protein codes for MAYVERQAVSLCGKAVHGWSMIHDHDRVAIGLSGGKDSLALTWLLAERLRRVPIDFKLIAFHVEMGFGSTDHAALAEFCAGLGVEFRLIETDYGPRAHSEENREKSPCFFCALKRRQRLFMAAGEHQCNKLALAHHQDDIFETFLMNLFYSGNLSSMLPVQPLFHGDLVLIRPLSLMSADITRRFSAIKELPVQPPCCPSAGQSRRGRVRGILDEMHHENKKIRANMWHALISAGSARLPTPPTTQRLGRPRSK; via the coding sequence GTGGCTTACGTCGAACGCCAGGCCGTGAGCCTCTGCGGCAAGGCAGTGCACGGCTGGTCCATGATCCACGACCACGACCGGGTGGCCATCGGGCTCAGCGGGGGCAAGGACTCCCTGGCCCTCACCTGGCTCCTGGCCGAGCGCCTGCGGCGGGTGCCCATCGATTTCAAGCTCATCGCCTTTCACGTGGAGATGGGCTTCGGCTCCACGGACCACGCCGCCCTGGCCGAGTTCTGCGCCGGGCTGGGGGTGGAGTTCCGGCTCATCGAGACCGACTACGGCCCCCGCGCCCACAGCGAGGAAAACCGCGAGAAGAGCCCCTGCTTCTTCTGCGCCCTCAAGCGCCGCCAGCGCCTGTTCATGGCCGCCGGAGAGCACCAGTGCAACAAGCTGGCCCTGGCCCACCACCAGGACGACATCTTCGAGACCTTCTTGATGAACCTGTTCTACTCGGGCAACCTCTCGAGCATGTTGCCGGTGCAGCCCCTGTTCCACGGCGACCTGGTGCTCATCCGGCCCTTGAGCCTGATGAGCGCGGACATTACCCGGCGCTTCTCGGCGATCAAGGAGCTGCCGGTGCAGCCGCCCTGCTGCCCCAGCGCGGGGCAGAGCCGCCGGGGCCGCGTGCGGGGGATCTTGGACGAGATGCACCATGAGAACAAGAAGATACGGGCCAACATGTGGCACGCCCTGATCAGCGCCGGTTCGGCCCGCCTGCCCACCCCGCCCACCACCCAGCGCCTGGGACGCCCCCGTTCCAAGTAA
- a CDS encoding MBL fold metallo-hydrolase, which produces MSRLTVVVENSVGFASPLLGEHGLSMWVEHQGRNILYDTGMGQALINNLKVLGLDPGELDGVVISHGHYDHAGGLEALLRERSEPIGVWCHQNVFGCHMSQHLPGDTLREIGPPLPQAGYEALGARFHFVDGPMEPWPGVMLLAPIARQTGFEGPMANLVTKQGGEVVPDPLPDDLAMLIEAPNGPVCLTGCAHAGAINVLLAAGEASGRPVSLLIGGTHLGPAPAEQQAAALAELAARPQLRVIAGHCTGLGMCARMLAELGEERFGHLSAGMSLEI; this is translated from the coding sequence ATGAGCCGATTGACCGTGGTGGTGGAAAACTCGGTGGGCTTCGCCTCTCCCCTGCTGGGCGAGCACGGCCTGAGCATGTGGGTGGAGCATCAGGGCCGCAACATCCTCTACGACACGGGCATGGGCCAGGCCCTGATCAACAACCTGAAGGTGCTGGGCCTGGACCCCGGCGAGTTGGACGGGGTGGTGATCAGCCACGGCCACTATGACCACGCCGGCGGCCTGGAAGCCCTGCTGCGGGAGCGCAGCGAGCCCATCGGGGTGTGGTGCCACCAAAACGTCTTCGGCTGTCACATGTCCCAGCATTTGCCCGGGGACACCCTGCGCGAGATCGGGCCGCCCCTGCCCCAGGCCGGGTACGAGGCCTTGGGCGCGCGCTTTCATTTCGTGGACGGGCCCATGGAGCCCTGGCCGGGAGTGATGCTCCTGGCGCCCATCGCCCGCCAGACCGGCTTCGAGGGGCCCATGGCCAACCTGGTGACCAAGCAGGGCGGCGAGGTGGTGCCCGACCCCCTGCCCGACGACCTGGCCATGCTCATCGAGGCCCCCAACGGGCCGGTGTGCCTGACCGGCTGCGCCCACGCCGGGGCCATCAACGTGCTCCTGGCCGCCGGGGAGGCCTCGGGACGCCCGGTGTCGCTGTTGATCGGCGGCACCCACCTGGGCCCCGCCCCGGCCGAGCAGCAGGCCGCCGCCCTGGCCGAGCTGGCCGCGCGGCCCCAGCTAAGGGTCATCGCGGGTCACTGCACCGGCCTGGGCATGTGCGCGCGCATGCTGGCCGAGCTGGGCGAGGAGCGCTTCGGCCACCTCTCGGCGGGAATGAGCCTGGAGATTTAG
- the tsaA gene encoding tRNA (N6-threonylcarbamoyladenosine(37)-N6)-methyltransferase TrmO produces MSYRPIGVVKSRLKNLDQAPKQGPEAGMDAVIELEPQWLQGLTGLTPGRWLWVICLFDRSGEPKVMVHPRGDHSRPKTGMFNTRSPHRPNPLSLTLVKLVAVDGPRLSVRGLEMLDGTPVVDIKPWVEGVDQPRKGE; encoded by the coding sequence GTGTCATACCGCCCTATCGGGGTGGTTAAGAGCCGCCTCAAGAATCTGGACCAAGCGCCCAAGCAGGGCCCCGAGGCCGGGATGGACGCGGTGATCGAGCTGGAGCCCCAGTGGCTCCAGGGCCTCACCGGGCTGACCCCGGGACGCTGGCTGTGGGTGATCTGCCTATTCGACCGCTCCGGGGAGCCCAAGGTGATGGTGCATCCCCGGGGCGACCACTCCCGCCCCAAGACCGGGATGTTCAACACCCGCAGCCCCCACCGCCCCAATCCCCTGTCCCTGACCCTGGTGAAGCTGGTGGCCGTGGACGGCCCGCGCCTGAGCGTGCGCGGCCTGGAGATGCTCGACGGCACCCCGGTGGTGGACATCAAGCCCTGGGTGGAGGGGGTGGACCAACCCCGGAAGGGGGAGTGA